In Candidatus Polarisedimenticolia bacterium, one genomic interval encodes:
- a CDS encoding inositol monophosphatase family protein yields RPARWPAPKPAGGKRPPPRVVRLTAARRLSVARRRAAARGRIGGQVEGASPAALDFHLSACVSCAREGGRVLMEYWNRRGSYPIHEKGRNDFVTIVDRKAEEAVVGLIRERFPDHSIMAEESSPSTGTSEYRWYIDPLDGTTNFIHGYPLFSVSVGLADAEGMRAAAVFDPLRNEMFTAARGRGAFLSGEPIRVSTAEKLTQALLVTGFPFRSLERLDDFIAAFRAFTLGASGIRRDGSAALDLAYVAAGRFDGFWEMSLSPWDIAAGSLLVREAGGMVTDFRGRDDFLKTGDIVAANLNVHPPMLRVLRESEGKG; encoded by the coding sequence ACGGCCTGCCCGCTGGCCGGCCCCCAAGCCGGCTGGAGGGAAGAGGCCTCCACCGCGGGTCGTCCGCCTGACGGCGGCGCGACGCCTCTCCGTGGCGCGGCGCCGGGCCGCCGCCCGCGGCCGGATCGGCGGTCAGGTCGAGGGGGCCTCGCCGGCGGCACTCGACTTCCACCTCAGCGCCTGCGTCTCCTGCGCCCGCGAGGGGGGTCGGGTCCTGATGGAGTACTGGAACCGGCGCGGCAGCTACCCGATTCACGAAAAGGGGCGCAACGATTTCGTCACCATCGTCGACCGGAAGGCGGAGGAGGCGGTGGTCGGGCTGATCCGGGAGCGATTCCCCGATCATTCGATCATGGCCGAGGAGTCCTCGCCGTCGACCGGCACGAGCGAGTACCGCTGGTACATCGATCCTCTCGACGGGACCACCAATTTCATCCACGGCTACCCCCTGTTCTCGGTGTCGGTCGGCCTCGCCGACGCGGAGGGGATGCGCGCCGCAGCCGTCTTCGATCCACTGCGGAACGAGATGTTCACCGCCGCCCGCGGCCGGGGCGCCTTCCTGAGCGGCGAGCCGATCCGGGTCTCGACGGCCGAGAAACTGACCCAGGCCCTCCTGGTGACCGGTTTTCCGTTCCGCTCGCTCGAGCGCCTGGACGATTTCATCGCCGCGTTCCGCGCCTTCACCCTCGGCGCGTCCGGAATCAGAAGGGACGGCTCGGCCGCCCTCGACCTGGCGTACGTCGCCGCGGGCCGGTTCGACGGCTTCTGGGAGATGTCGCTGTCCCCCTGGGACATCGCCGCCGGCAGCCTCCTGGTGCGGGAGGCCGGGGGGATGGTCACCGACTTCCGGGGGCGTGACGATTTCCTGAAGACCGGCGACATCGTCGCCGCCAACCTGAACGTCCACCCCCCGATGCTGCGGGTCCTGCGGGAGTCCGAAGGGAAGGGCTGA
- the pdxA gene encoding 4-hydroxythreonine-4-phosphate dehydrogenase PdxA — MKPVIAITAGDPFGVGPEICLRAAASKAVQDACRPLLIGDRDHLLRVAQVLPGGTAGDPASWPEVSKSPFAWGSKQGDDIVVRTWASGPAIYDMSDHPQPPASPGPTVAGGRSSVMYVKQAVALSRSRAVSGVATAPISKEAMRLANVRYPGHTELLADLCGLEPDEVAMMFVTPEMKVALATVHLSLREAIASLTSRGIEARLRLVRQEHRRWFGNEPRIALCSLNPHAGEGGMFGAEERDLLAPAIAAARQEGIDASGPFPADTLFVRAARGEFDVVLALYHDQATLPVKARSFGSAVNMTLGLPFLRTSVDHGTAYDLAGKGTADHGSLVEAILLAARLADRA; from the coding sequence ATGAAGCCTGTCATCGCCATCACCGCCGGCGACCCGTTCGGGGTCGGCCCGGAGATCTGTCTCCGGGCCGCCGCCTCGAAGGCGGTGCAGGACGCCTGCCGCCCCCTTCTCATAGGCGACCGGGATCACCTCCTCCGGGTGGCACAGGTCCTCCCCGGCGGGACGGCGGGGGACCCGGCCTCCTGGCCCGAGGTCAGCAAGTCCCCCTTCGCCTGGGGCTCGAAGCAGGGGGACGACATCGTCGTCAGGACCTGGGCTTCGGGCCCGGCCATCTACGACATGTCGGACCATCCCCAGCCGCCGGCGTCCCCCGGACCGACGGTCGCGGGGGGTCGGTCCTCGGTCATGTACGTGAAGCAGGCGGTGGCCCTGTCCCGCTCCCGCGCCGTCTCGGGGGTCGCAACGGCGCCGATCAGCAAGGAGGCGATGCGCCTGGCGAACGTCCGATACCCGGGGCACACCGAGCTCCTGGCGGACCTCTGCGGCCTGGAGCCGGACGAGGTGGCGATGATGTTCGTCACCCCCGAGATGAAGGTGGCCCTCGCCACGGTCCACCTGTCGCTCCGGGAGGCGATCGCCTCCCTCACGTCCCGGGGGATCGAGGCGAGGCTGCGGCTGGTCCGGCAAGAGCACAGGCGGTGGTTCGGAAACGAGCCCCGCATCGCCCTGTGCTCCCTGAACCCGCACGCCGGCGAAGGGGGGATGTTCGGCGCCGAGGAGCGCGATCTCCTGGCGCCGGCGATCGCGGCCGCCCGGCAGGAGGGCATCGACGCCTCCGGGCCATTTCCAGCCGACACCCTGTTCGTCCGCGCCGCGCGCGGCGAATTCGACGTCGTCCTGGCGCTCTACCACGACCAGGCGACCCTCCCCGTCAAGGCGCGCTCGTTCGGCAGCGCCGTCAACATGACCCTCGGCCTGCCGTTTCTCCGCACCTCCGTCGACCACGGCACGGCGTACGACCTGGCAGGCAAGGGGACGGCGGACCACGGCAGCCTGGTCGAAGCGATCCTGCTGGCCGCCAGGCTGGCGGACCGGGCCTGA
- a CDS encoding peptidyl-prolyl cis-trans isomerase, which translates to MSIAPSSPSSIPASTGTRFASRARLLPATALAILTALLAPAVPAEGAIVEEIVAKVNNRIVTKSEFEERGSYVLKQIYQQYSGAELDRELVDAQESMLANMITELLLIDRAESLLDLSKVRKNLVDDFRKQQNIASDEDLDKLLKEQGMTRQDLEEQLVRLAVPQEIISYEVRRKISVSEPEIKKYYEDHQANWETPATVTFNEIVLFYEDATKPEVLSRAQGIVREANAGTDFGELVQRHSEAPSKESGGFLGPFPASDLQTAIAEAAFRLEAGQVSEPIDTGRSYLVIRLVGKTDRVVKTIDEAREATVKAVREGKFRPRYNTYIKKLWKDNQIEISPKYEHFLVRSPLKQGPGGQAPAPIGGKEEVAPPEKPGDAE; encoded by the coding sequence ATGTCAATCGCGCCGTCCTCCCCTTCGAGTATTCCGGCGAGTACCGGAACTAGATTCGCGTCCCGGGCCCGCCTCCTCCCCGCCACCGCCCTGGCCATCCTGACGGCCCTCCTGGCGCCCGCCGTCCCGGCCGAGGGGGCGATCGTCGAGGAAATCGTGGCCAAGGTGAACAACCGCATCGTCACCAAGAGCGAGTTCGAGGAGCGCGGGAGCTACGTCCTGAAGCAGATCTACCAGCAGTACTCGGGCGCGGAGCTCGACCGGGAGCTGGTGGATGCCCAGGAGAGCATGCTGGCGAACATGATCACCGAGCTCCTGCTCATCGACCGGGCCGAGAGCCTCCTCGACCTGAGCAAGGTGCGCAAGAACCTGGTGGACGATTTCCGCAAGCAGCAGAACATCGCGAGCGACGAGGACCTGGACAAGCTCCTCAAGGAGCAGGGAATGACCCGGCAGGATCTCGAAGAGCAGCTCGTCCGGCTGGCCGTGCCCCAGGAGATCATCAGCTACGAGGTGCGGCGGAAGATCAGCGTCAGCGAGCCGGAGATCAAGAAGTACTACGAAGATCACCAGGCGAACTGGGAAACGCCCGCGACCGTGACCTTCAACGAGATCGTGCTCTTCTACGAGGACGCCACGAAGCCGGAGGTGCTGTCCCGCGCCCAGGGGATCGTGCGCGAAGCGAACGCGGGGACCGACTTCGGGGAGCTGGTGCAGCGCCACTCCGAAGCTCCGAGCAAGGAGTCGGGCGGCTTCCTCGGCCCGTTCCCGGCCTCCGACCTGCAAACGGCGATCGCCGAGGCCGCCTTCCGGCTCGAGGCTGGCCAGGTTTCCGAGCCGATCGACACCGGCCGGTCGTACCTGGTGATCCGGCTGGTCGGCAAGACCGACAGGGTGGTGAAGACGATCGACGAGGCGCGCGAAGCGACGGTCAAGGCGGTGCGCGAAGGGAAGTTCCGCCCGCGCTACAACACGTATATCAAGAAGCTGTGGAAGGACAACCAGATCGAGATCTCCCCGAAGTACGAGCACTTCCTGGTGCGCTCCCCCTTGAAGCAGGGCCCCGGCGGTCAGGCCCCGGCCCCGATTGGGGGGAAGGAGGAGGTCGCGCCGCCGGAAAAGCCGGGAGACGCGGAATGA
- a CDS encoding peptidyl-prolyl cis-trans isomerase — protein sequence MKIRKQGRQENGRVFVARALLLACASILGCTSHKDDSTAGASTSPGASRAQAMLDAQVVATVGGEPIPMKAFERYLADNSGDSEDEEAEQTNAIRSRLLDQMIEEQLLMRQAKGLGVTVSEAEVDDYLAQIGVSEGEAEVAGGEGKEAFRDKVRQGLILQKVKDKAVMSKVEVTPGEVEDYLKKQPEAARVPRSVVLRQILIDDKSLAERLAAQLAKEPARFEALARENSVAPDKGQARAYTEEQLPVELREALFQLEPGRASGVLENSGRYLIFQLVRKMEPMDADLSEVKHRLQLELFRKKGEQALERYIADLKKDTEVHVNRAVLPFEYSGEYRN from the coding sequence GTGAAAATCCGGAAGCAGGGCAGGCAGGAAAACGGGCGGGTCTTCGTGGCCCGCGCGCTGCTCCTGGCCTGCGCCTCCATCCTGGGGTGCACCTCGCACAAGGATGACTCGACGGCCGGGGCCTCGACGTCCCCCGGCGCGAGCCGGGCCCAGGCGATGCTCGACGCCCAGGTGGTGGCCACGGTCGGCGGCGAGCCGATTCCGATGAAGGCCTTCGAGCGCTACCTGGCCGACAACTCCGGCGACAGCGAGGACGAAGAGGCCGAGCAGACCAACGCCATCCGGAGCCGGCTCCTCGACCAGATGATCGAAGAGCAGCTCCTGATGCGGCAGGCCAAGGGCCTGGGGGTCACCGTCTCCGAGGCCGAGGTCGACGATTACCTGGCCCAGATAGGCGTCAGCGAGGGGGAGGCCGAGGTCGCGGGGGGCGAGGGGAAGGAGGCGTTCCGGGACAAGGTCCGCCAGGGCCTCATCCTCCAGAAGGTGAAGGACAAGGCGGTGATGAGCAAGGTGGAGGTCACCCCCGGGGAGGTCGAAGATTATCTGAAGAAGCAGCCGGAGGCCGCCCGGGTTCCTCGATCGGTTGTCCTGCGCCAGATCCTGATCGATGATAAGAGCCTGGCCGAACGGCTGGCGGCGCAGCTCGCCAAGGAGCCGGCGCGCTTCGAGGCGCTGGCGCGGGAGAATTCGGTCGCGCCGGACAAGGGGCAGGCCCGGGCGTACACCGAAGAGCAGCTCCCGGTCGAGCTGCGGGAGGCTCTCTTCCAGCTCGAGCCGGGGCGGGCCAGCGGCGTCCTGGAGAACTCCGGCAGGTACCTGATTTTCCAGCTGGTGCGCAAGATGGAGCCGATGGACGCGGACCTCTCCGAGGTGAAGCACCGGCTCCAGCTGGAGTTGTTCCGCAAGAAAGGGGAGCAGGCGCTCGAGCGCTACATCGCCGACCTGAAGAAAGACACGGAGGTCCATGTCAATCGCGCCGTCCTCCCCTTCGAGTATTCCGGCGAGTACCGGAACTAG
- the mfd gene encoding transcription-repair coupling factor produces MESILRSLLDFTARDRDLLASLPDAGEAKRRRVAVAGLNPAAAAVLVSALTGRAPAGKVLLIVPGEKEAEGFKSDLSFALAALRGPGARVHLFPSLEADPYQELAPHLRVACERAQALRSLREPGEAIVVAPTRALIYPLAPPATFDAYRLDLSERQPLRPDELSGFLLEAGYLRVDLVSSMGEFSRRGGIIDFFPPLGGAPLRVEFWGEEVESLRTFDPETQRSTARLPSAEAPPVREYPWSNAALERLRAALEARHAAWKPPAARRHRFDKDDLLTRIEALASGRSFAGLEACVRLAEPRPASLFDYAPGALLVSWEEGQVLSDLEAVYVEMHASYDLSEDFGMPPPGDLLLPREVLEPRAKQARVRLSELALEAGRTAPLRVPCVPARPYRGRIQELAADLRQAPPRTTTLFLMESPGRIERLREVLGEYDLPAAVLSDAPAPSGVPTAAQGVPGLLIAAGRLSQGFTLPRAGLQILTEREVFGEHAEREGRRRKVAAFSPGFRDLKVGDLVVHVEHGIAKYAGIARVGEDGSARDFMLLTYEGGDRLYVPIDRLDLVQRYSGVHGQKAKLDRLGGPGWERTQKKVKKAMQEMAQDLLQLYAARAAARGHAFAPDTAWQKEFEDAFPYEETSDQEKAIRDVRADMEKDLPMDRLICGDVGFGKTEVAMRAAFKAVMEGKQVAVLCPTTVLAFQHLNTFRERFSSWPARIEMISRFRSPREQKALLLEVAAGKVDILIGTHRLLSRDVTFSDLGLLVVDEEQRFGVSHKEAIKAMKKDVDVLTLTATPIPRTLQMALAGIRDMSVIETPPENRLAIQTSIVPFRDGVIATAIRNETKRGGQVYFVHNRVESIASMAGFLRRTVPEARLGVAHGQMGEGMLERTMIAFLNGEFDVLLATTIIENGLDIPRVNTIIVNRADRFGLAQLYQLRGRVGRSDRRAYAYLLVPARQGLSPVARRRLKALQEFSELGSGFRIAAMDLEIRGAGNLLGAEQSGHIAAVGFEMYCRLLDQTIREMKGEAPRPESRAQINLGVDIKIPEESIPDFNERLVLYKRISTAPGEAELERIQDEIRDRYGDVPAQAVNLVALATLRLEADRLGVRAIDSAAGRVQIRFVEGAPVSPEGLVRVTAARPGASLSPQGVLRLELRGPGGSTGTSRPAADLARIEAVIDLLKSIGAGGSMRAPSQPTAVGPSDGDR; encoded by the coding sequence GTGGAATCGATCCTGCGTTCTCTTCTCGACTTCACGGCGCGTGACCGCGATCTCCTGGCGTCCCTGCCGGACGCCGGGGAGGCGAAGCGCCGCCGGGTCGCGGTCGCCGGGCTGAACCCCGCCGCGGCGGCGGTCCTGGTGTCGGCCCTGACCGGGAGGGCCCCCGCCGGCAAGGTCCTGCTGATCGTCCCGGGCGAGAAGGAGGCGGAGGGGTTCAAGTCGGACCTGTCGTTCGCCCTCGCCGCGCTGCGCGGGCCCGGCGCCCGGGTCCACCTCTTCCCGTCGCTCGAGGCCGACCCGTACCAGGAGCTGGCGCCGCACCTGCGCGTCGCGTGCGAGCGCGCGCAGGCGCTGCGCTCCCTGCGCGAGCCGGGCGAGGCGATCGTGGTCGCCCCCACCCGCGCCCTCATCTACCCGCTGGCGCCTCCCGCGACGTTCGACGCGTACCGCCTCGATCTGAGCGAGCGGCAGCCCCTCCGGCCGGATGAGCTCTCAGGGTTCCTTCTGGAAGCGGGCTACCTAAGGGTCGATTTGGTCTCCTCGATGGGGGAGTTCTCCCGCCGGGGCGGCATCATCGATTTCTTCCCGCCCCTGGGCGGCGCCCCGTTGCGCGTCGAGTTCTGGGGAGAAGAGGTGGAATCGCTCCGCACCTTCGACCCCGAGACGCAGCGCTCCACCGCCCGCCTGCCGTCGGCCGAGGCGCCGCCGGTGCGCGAGTACCCCTGGTCGAATGCGGCGCTCGAGCGGCTGCGGGCGGCGCTCGAAGCGCGCCACGCCGCCTGGAAACCCCCGGCCGCCCGAAGGCACCGGTTCGACAAGGACGACCTCCTGACCCGGATCGAGGCGCTCGCCTCGGGCCGGTCCTTCGCCGGCCTCGAAGCCTGTGTCCGGCTGGCGGAGCCGCGCCCCGCGTCGCTGTTCGACTATGCGCCGGGGGCGCTTCTGGTCTCCTGGGAGGAGGGCCAGGTCCTCTCGGACCTCGAAGCGGTCTACGTCGAGATGCATGCCTCCTACGATCTGTCCGAGGATTTCGGCATGCCTCCGCCCGGCGATCTGCTCCTGCCGCGCGAGGTGCTGGAGCCGAGGGCGAAGCAGGCGCGCGTGCGCCTCTCGGAGCTGGCGCTCGAGGCGGGGCGCACGGCCCCCTTGCGCGTCCCCTGCGTGCCGGCGCGGCCCTACAGGGGCCGCATCCAGGAGCTGGCCGCCGATCTGAGGCAGGCGCCCCCCCGCACGACCACGCTCTTCCTGATGGAGAGCCCCGGCCGAATCGAGCGGCTGCGGGAGGTCCTCGGCGAGTACGACCTCCCCGCCGCCGTCCTGAGCGACGCGCCGGCGCCTTCCGGCGTCCCGACGGCCGCCCAGGGGGTCCCGGGCCTCCTGATCGCCGCCGGCCGGCTGTCGCAGGGGTTCACGCTGCCGCGCGCCGGACTTCAGATCCTGACCGAGCGGGAGGTCTTCGGCGAGCACGCCGAGCGCGAGGGGCGGCGTCGCAAGGTGGCGGCGTTCAGCCCCGGCTTCAGGGACTTGAAAGTCGGCGACCTGGTGGTCCACGTCGAGCACGGCATCGCCAAGTACGCCGGCATCGCGCGCGTGGGCGAGGACGGATCGGCGCGCGACTTCATGCTCCTGACCTACGAAGGGGGCGACCGGCTGTACGTGCCGATCGACCGGCTCGACCTGGTGCAGCGCTACTCCGGCGTGCACGGGCAGAAGGCGAAGCTCGATCGCCTGGGCGGTCCGGGCTGGGAGCGCACCCAGAAGAAGGTCAAGAAGGCGATGCAGGAGATGGCCCAGGATCTCCTGCAGCTCTATGCGGCGCGCGCCGCGGCGCGCGGCCATGCCTTCGCGCCCGACACCGCCTGGCAGAAGGAGTTCGAGGACGCCTTCCCTTACGAGGAGACCTCCGATCAGGAGAAGGCGATCCGCGATGTGCGGGCCGACATGGAGAAGGACCTGCCGATGGACCGCCTGATCTGCGGCGACGTCGGCTTCGGCAAGACCGAAGTGGCGATGCGGGCGGCGTTCAAGGCGGTCATGGAGGGGAAGCAGGTCGCCGTCCTCTGCCCGACGACGGTCCTGGCCTTCCAGCACCTCAACACGTTCCGCGAGCGGTTCTCCTCCTGGCCGGCGCGCATCGAGATGATCTCCCGCTTCCGCTCCCCGCGGGAGCAGAAGGCGCTGCTCCTCGAGGTCGCCGCGGGCAAGGTGGACATCCTGATCGGCACGCACCGGCTTTTGTCCCGGGACGTGACGTTCAGCGACCTCGGTCTCCTGGTGGTCGACGAGGAGCAGCGCTTCGGGGTGTCCCACAAGGAGGCGATCAAGGCGATGAAGAAGGACGTCGACGTCCTGACGCTCACCGCCACCCCGATCCCGCGGACGCTGCAGATGGCGCTCGCCGGAATCCGTGACATGTCGGTCATCGAGACCCCCCCGGAGAACCGCCTGGCGATCCAGACCTCCATCGTGCCGTTCCGGGACGGGGTGATCGCCACGGCGATCCGCAACGAGACGAAGCGCGGCGGGCAGGTGTACTTCGTGCACAACCGCGTCGAGTCGATCGCCTCGATGGCCGGCTTCCTGCGACGGACGGTGCCGGAGGCGCGCCTGGGCGTGGCCCACGGCCAGATGGGCGAGGGGATGCTCGAACGCACGATGATCGCCTTCCTGAACGGCGAGTTCGACGTCCTCCTGGCGACGACCATCATCGAGAACGGCCTCGACATCCCCCGGGTGAACACCATCATCGTGAACCGCGCCGACCGCTTCGGCCTGGCGCAGCTCTACCAGCTGCGCGGCCGGGTGGGGCGGTCGGACCGCCGGGCGTACGCCTACCTCCTGGTGCCGGCGCGCCAGGGGCTCTCGCCGGTCGCGAGGCGCCGCCTGAAGGCGCTGCAGGAGTTCTCGGAGTTGGGATCGGGTTTCCGAATCGCGGCGATGGACCTGGAGATCAGGGGCGCCGGAAACCTCCTGGGGGCGGAGCAGAGCGGCCACATCGCGGCGGTCGGCTTCGAGATGTACTGCCGCCTCCTGGACCAGACGATCCGCGAGATGAAGGGGGAGGCGCCGCGCCCCGAGAGCCGGGCCCAGATCAACCTGGGCGTGGACATCAAGATCCCGGAGGAATCGATCCCCGACTTCAACGAGCGCCTGGTGCTCTACAAGCGGATCTCGACCGCCCCGGGCGAGGCGGAGCTGGAACGCATCCAGGACGAGATCCGCGATCGGTACGGCGACGTGCCGGCGCAGGCGGTCAACCTGGTGGCGCTGGCGACCCTGCGCCTCGAGGCGGACCGCCTGGGCGTGCGCGCCATCGATTCCGCCGCCGGGCGCGTGCAGATCCGCTTCGTCGAAGGGGCCCCGGTCTCCCCGGAAGGGCTGGTGCGCGTGACGGCGGCCCGTCCGGGGGCCAGCCTGTCCCCCCAGGGCGTGCTGCGCCTGGAGCTCCGGGGACCGGGCGGCTCCACGGGGACGTCGCGGCCGGCCGCGGACCTGGCGCGCATCGAGGCGGTGATCGACCTCTTGAAGTCGATCGGGGCGGGTGGTAGCATGCGCGCGCCTTCACAGCCCACCGCGGTCGGGCCATCCGACGGAGACAGGTGA
- the rfaE2 gene encoding D-glycero-beta-D-manno-heptose 1-phosphate adenylyltransferase, producing the protein MRVSRARKALTAARAVALARRLQRRGRVVVFTNGCFDLLHAGHVELLEAARAHGDFLVVGVNSDRSVRRLKGPGRPIVPLPERMEILAALRAVDCVVGFGEATPARLISRLRPDVLVKGSDYRKREIVGRDTVEALGGRVVRVPLRRGLSTSGLIRRVLRPPVLRG; encoded by the coding sequence ATGAGGGTCTCGCGGGCGCGGAAGGCCCTGACGGCCGCCCGGGCGGTCGCCCTGGCGCGCCGTCTGCAGCGGCGCGGGCGGGTGGTGGTGTTCACCAACGGCTGCTTCGACCTGCTGCACGCGGGGCACGTGGAGCTCCTGGAAGCGGCGCGGGCGCACGGCGATTTCCTGGTGGTGGGCGTCAATTCCGATCGCTCCGTGAGGCGCCTGAAGGGGCCGGGGCGCCCGATCGTCCCGCTGCCTGAGCGGATGGAGATCCTGGCCGCGCTCCGCGCGGTGGATTGCGTCGTGGGGTTCGGCGAGGCGACGCCCGCCCGCCTGATCTCCCGGCTCCGCCCGGACGTCCTGGTGAAGGGATCGGACTACCGCAAGAGGGAGATCGTCGGCCGCGACACGGTCGAGGCCCTGGGCGGCCGGGTGGTCCGGGTGCCGCTGCGGCGCGGGCTCTCCACATCAGGCCTGATCCGGCGGGTCCTCCGCCCGCCCGTGCTTCGCGGCTGA
- a CDS encoding dolichyl-phosphate beta-glucosyltransferase gives MQPRSRLSIVIPAYNEAARIRASLQTAADYLAASAPDAEILVVDDGSADGTAALVEAFAASRPPGVPPTVRLLKNGRNRGKGYSIKHGVLLAGGDLVLTSDADFSTPIAELPLLLRPVETEGYGIAIGSRALAESRVEIHQAAWREAMGRGFNRLVRSLTGLPFRDTQCGFKLMRRQDVLPLFRAARIERFAYDVEILYLARKTGIRVAEVPVLWRNAAGSKVNPLVDPLDMLKDIVWVVLRDRLGRYGALGRQPAAADRRT, from the coding sequence ATGCAGCCCCGGTCCCGACTCTCGATCGTCATCCCCGCCTACAACGAGGCCGCGCGCATCCGCGCGAGCCTGCAGACGGCGGCCGACTACCTCGCCGCCAGCGCCCCCGATGCGGAAATCCTGGTGGTGGACGACGGCAGCGCCGACGGAACGGCCGCCCTCGTCGAGGCGTTCGCCGCCTCCCGTCCGCCCGGCGTCCCGCCGACCGTGAGACTCCTGAAGAACGGCAGGAACCGCGGCAAGGGATACAGCATCAAGCACGGAGTGCTCCTGGCCGGGGGGGACCTCGTGCTGACCTCGGATGCCGATTTCTCGACGCCGATCGCGGAGCTGCCGCTCCTCCTCCGGCCGGTCGAGACGGAGGGATACGGGATCGCCATCGGCTCGCGAGCGCTCGCGGAGTCGCGCGTGGAGATCCACCAGGCGGCGTGGCGCGAAGCGATGGGGCGCGGCTTCAACCGCCTGGTGCGCTCCCTCACCGGGCTCCCCTTCCGGGACACGCAGTGCGGCTTCAAGCTGATGCGGCGGCAGGACGTCCTGCCCCTGTTTCGCGCCGCGCGCATCGAGCGCTTCGCCTACGACGTCGAGATCCTCTACCTGGCCAGGAAGACCGGGATCCGCGTGGCGGAGGTGCCGGTCCTGTGGCGCAACGCCGCGGGGAGCAAGGTGAATCCACTGGTCGATCCGCTCGACATGCTGAAGGACATCGTGTGGGTGGTGCTGCGCGACCGCCTCGGCCGATATGGCGCGCTGGGGCGGCAGCCGGCCGCCGCGGATCGCCGGACATGA
- a CDS encoding F0F1 ATP synthase subunit epsilon gives MPLPESIHLEIVTPEQRLANEVVDEVVLPGSEGSLGVLPGHTPLLTTLGIGELMYRRGASRHRVAIAWGFAEVLPDRVSILAEIAESAEGIDRDRALKARDRAAARLAGRSPDTDFKRAQVAMQKAIIRLQISEGVGPNEPS, from the coding sequence ATGCCGCTACCGGAGTCGATCCACCTGGAGATCGTCACGCCCGAGCAGCGCCTGGCCAACGAGGTCGTGGACGAGGTGGTCCTGCCCGGGAGCGAGGGTTCGCTCGGCGTCCTTCCCGGCCACACGCCGCTCCTGACGACCCTCGGGATCGGCGAGCTGATGTACCGGCGAGGGGCCTCCCGGCACCGGGTGGCGATCGCCTGGGGATTCGCCGAGGTCCTGCCGGACCGCGTGAGCATCCTGGCGGAGATCGCCGAGAGCGCCGAGGGGATCGACCGCGATCGAGCCCTGAAGGCGCGCGATCGCGCCGCGGCCCGTCTTGCGGGGCGATCGCCCGACACCGACTTCAAGCGCGCCCAGGTGGCGATGCAGAAGGCGATCATCCGCCTCCAGATCAGCGAGGGCGTCGGGCCGAACGAGCCGTCCTAG